The genomic segment CGTGCAGTTCGTCGAGTTGGTCGACGTCCACGCGGACGGACTTGACCGCCGAGATGGAGCGGTCCTTCTCCTCTTTCGCCTCGTCCGCGCGCTTCGACGCGTCGTCGTCCGTCTCGTCGCTCCCCTCCTGTTCCGTCTCCGAGTCCGACGCCTCGTCGTCGCCGTCGTCGTCGGCGCTCTCCTCGTCGCCGTCGTCGTCGGCGCTCTCCTCGTCGCCGTCGTCGTCGGCGCTCTCATCGTCGGCGTCCGTCTCGGGGTTCTCGTCGGCGTCGGCCGCGTTCGCCGCCGCGGCCGACTCGCTCGCCGCCTCCGCGTCGGTCGCTGCGTCGTCCGGCGTTTCGGCCGCGTCGGCGGACCCGTCTGCGTCCGCACCGTCGGAGTAGGCGGCCTCGACCGCCGCGACGGCCGCTTCGGCCTCCGTGGGGTCGACGCCGTCGGCGTCCGCGTCGCCGGCATCCGCGTCCGCCGTCGCGTCGTCGGGGTCGCTCTCGGCGGATTCGACGGCGTCGGTGGCATCTGCGCCGGCGTCTGCGGTCTCTACGTTCTCCGCGGCGGCGGCGCCCTCCGTTCCGGAGTCAGACGCCGTCTCGGGGTCGAAGTCGTCGGTGAGGACGGCCGACACGTCCGTGAGTTCGACGCGTTCGACCTTCCACAGGTCCGCGAGCGTCGGCCCGAGTTCCGACTCGGGCGTCCCGGCGATCAACAGGGCGAACCCGTCCTCGAACTCGCCCTCCTCGATGCTGTCGATGTTCGGCACCGACCCCACGACGTCGATGTCGTCGGGGACGCCGCCGAGGAACAGGCCGGCGTCCACGCCCTTCATGTCGCCCGCGTCGAGTTCGATGGCGGCGTGGTACAGCAGTTCGGTGTCGGCGAGTTCGTCGCTGGCGAGGTCCAACGTCTCGGCGGCGACGGCGAGGACGTCGTCGCCGTCCTCGTCTTCGGACGCCGACGCCGTCTCCTCAGTCGTCGCCGACTCCTCGTTTCCCCCCTCGTCGCCCCCTTCGGCGGCGGCGCGAATCTCCTCGACGAGGTCCGACGGGTCGCTCTTCGACTCGCCGTGTTCCTCGATATCGTGGAGAATCTCCAGAATCTCGTCCATGCCGTCGAAGACGAGGTCCATCCGGTCGGGGGTGACCGCCAGCCGTTCGTGACGAATCTCGTCCAGGAGGTCCTCGACGGCGTGCGCCACCGTCGCGGCGTTGTCGAACCCCATCGCGCCGAAGTTGCCCTTCAGCGTGTGGGCCTGCCGGAAGATGTCGTCGATGGCCTCGGTGTCGTCCGGGTTGGCCTCCAGTTCGAGCAGCGAGTTGTTCAGTTGCGTGATGCTCTCCTCCGATTCGGTGATGAATGCCTGGTATAGTTCCTCGTCCATCGTTCAGTCCTCCGTGAGTCCGTCCAGAATGCTCGACGCGACGTCTCCCGCGGGGGCGACCACGTCTACGCACCCCGTCTCGATGGCTCGCTTCGGCATCCCGAAGATAGCCGACGTCGCTTCGTCCTGTGCAACCGTGTGGCCGCCCGCCTCGTGGATGCGCCCCATCCCGTCCACCCCGTCGCTTCCCATCCCCGTGAGGAGGACGCCGGCCAACGGGCCGTCGACCGTCTCGACGGCGGACGCCATCGTGAGGTCGATGGCGGGTTTGACACCGTGGACGGGCTTGGTGTCCGTCAGTTTCAGCGAGAGTCGACCCCCGCGGTCCCGGTCGACGACGAGGTGCGACCCACCGGGCGCGACGCGCGCCTCGCCGACGCCGATTCGGTCGCCGTCCGTCGCCTCCCGCACGTCGTACGCCGACCGCGAGTCGAGGCGGTCCGCGAACCGGCCGGTGAACCCCTCCGGCATGTGCTGGACGACGACGATGCGGAGGTTCGCGGCCGTCGGCAGGTCGCCGAGGACCTGTTCGACCACGTTCGGCCCGCCCGTGGACGCGCCGAGGACCAGCGTGGACACGTCGGGGTACGACCCGTCCGCGTCGGCGTCGTCGCGCGACGGCGCGGCCGACTCGCTCCGCCCGGCGTCGCGGGGTTCGGCGGGTGTCGCCGTCTCCTTCGGGGGACTCCGGCGCGCCGCCGTCTCGCCGACGTTCCCCTTGGTCCGCTGGGTGGCCGAGAGGTCCACCGCGGCGGCCGAGCGAACCTTCTCGACAAGTTCGCGCTTGACGCGGGGCATCGACGAGGTGACCTCCCCGCCCGGTTTCGTGACGAAGTCGACGGCCCCCTTGTCGAGTGCCTCGAACGTCACGTCGGCGTCGTCCTCGGCGTGCGCCGAGAGCATCAACACCGGCGTCGGATGCTTCGCCATGATGGCTTCGACGGCCTCGATGCCGTTCATCTCGGGCATCTCGATGTCCATCGTCACCACGTCCGGTCCGTGCTCGCCGACGGTCTCGACCGCTTCGGCGCCGTCGGACGCTTCGGCGACCACGTCGATTCCCCCGTCCTCCAGAAGGGTGCGAATGAGCGTTCGCATGAACCGCGAGTCGTCGACGACGACGGCGCGCGTGGTGCCGTCCGCCGAGTTCGACCCCGATGCGGCGCTCACTGCGACCCGCTCCGGTGACATCCTTCTCGGATCGTTCGCCGCACGCGCCCGGCGTGCGATGAACGGTACCGCGGTCCGGGGACCTGTCGGCGTCCGGACGGTACCGTTCTGACTCCTTTCTGACCGCTCATCTATGTCTGTCCTTTCCGAGAAGGGGTCTTAAACGCTCGCCGGTGAGAATCACGGCTGATAATCGGGTACGTACCTTTATGGACGATTTGACGCGAGAACTCAGGTAAGCCGGTGACGCTCGCGCGTCCCGGGAGCTACACCATGTCGCAGGAACCACAGACCGCTGCCGTACCCACCGCAGACGAGGCGGACGACGAGTCAGTCCGAGAGATACAGGTGCTCGAGTTCAAACTCGGCGACGAGACGTACTGCGTCGACATCGAGTACGTCTCCGAAATCGTCGACAAGGGCTCGCTCACCGCCGTCCCGAACGCCCCCGACTACGTCGACGGCGTGATGGACCTCCGCGGGCGAACCACGTCCATCGTCAACCCGAAGGCGCTGTTGAACGTCGACACCGGCGACGGCGAGGCCAAGCGCATCGTCATCTTCGACTCGAACAAGTTCGAGGACGACGCCGCCATCGGCTGGCTCGTCGACGAGGTGTTCCAGGTCGTTCGCGTCTCGATGGACGAGATAGAGGAACCGCCGCTGGAGAAGGACGACTCCATCGAGGGCGTCATCAAGCGCGACGGCGACCTGGTCATCTGGATCTCGCCGGTGAACGCCGTCGCCCAGCACTAGCGCCGACGACGAGCGACGACTTTCTCTCCCTCGTCCCGGCGGGCCACCCCGAACCCGCGGTCAGATGCCGCGAACCGTCCGCTCGCGGACGACGACGGCCACCGACGCGAGGAGACAGACCGCAGCGAGTGCGAACGCGGCGACGTAGCCGACGCTCCCGGCGACGACGCCGCCGACGGCGCTCCCGACGCCCCCGCCGAGACTGCCGAGCGCCGTGTACGCGCCGAGCGCCTCGCTCCGGATGGGTTCGGGCGCGAGGTTGGTGACCAGTCCCGTCGCCGTGACGGCGATGACGGCCCACGAGAGCCCGATGGCCGCGAAGAGCGCGCCGACGAGGACCACTCCGCCCGGGGGCGCGACGCCGAGGCCGACGACGGCGACGAGGGGAAACAGTATCGCCCGCGACACCAGCGCGCTCGTCTGGAGGCGGAGCGCGTCGATGCGGGCGACGAGCGTCCCGACGGGGGCGTACGCGACGGCCGAGGCGGCCGAGGAGACGACGAACAGGACGAACACCTCGTCGGTGCCGTACCCCACGTCGGTCAGGAACGCCGGGAGCGGTCCGAAGAAGACCGAAAAGGCCGCGAAGAACAGCGTCGCTGCCGCCAGATAGCGGACGATTGGGGTGCCGAGCCGACTTCGGAGGCGCCGCCGCGCGTCGTCGCCGAACCTGAGCGACCGCAGTCCCCAGTACACCCGCCCCGGTCCGAACGGGACGGCGCGCGTGGACCGGTCGCCGCCGAACCCGTTCTGCTGGACGTGGCGGAGGAGGCGGACGAACCGCCGTTCGGTGATGCGCGGCCGTTCGGGGTAGCGGAGGTAGACGACGAACGCCCCGAGGAGGGCCGTGAGACCCGCACCGACGAAGAACAGGCGCTTGGCCACCAGCGGAGAGAGCCCGAACGCCGACCCGGCGACGCCGGACCACCCCGCGCCGACGACGAGGCCGGCGAGCCAGCCGTACCCCTGATACTTGTTCAACAGCCCGAAACGGACCGGCCACTGGTGCTGCTGGTGACCCTCCACGACGACGAGGTTCAGCACGGGGGCGGCCGCCGCGACGACGAACCACAGGAGGGCGTTGGCGGCGAGCACCGTCCACGGCGAGGAGAGCAACGGTGTGAGAGCGAGGACGGCGCTGGTCAGGCCGAGTGCGACGAGGATGAACGGCCGTCGGCGGTGCGTCCGAGAGACCAGCCAGCCCCACAGAATCGCGCCCGGGACGCCCGCGAACGCCGCCGTGGCGGCGATGAGACTCACGAGAAGCGCGCCCGCGCCCAGGTCGATGGCGTACAGCGGTACCAGAAGCGACGCCGCGCCGACGGCGGCGTACCCCAGCGCCCACCCGTACAGCCACGCGTCCGTCGTTCGATGTGACTGCGTCACGTCGGAGCCCACGAAACGACGGGAGAAAGGTGTTGCCGATTCGACGCGAATCGGGCGAGAGCGGCGGATATTTGTGGGTCGATGCGGACCGAACCGACGAGCATGGACGGGGATACCCCATGAGCCGGTCCGACGACTCCTTCGTGGAGTACGGTATCGAAGACGAACCGCCCCTCGGCACCTCACTTCTCCTCGGCGTTCAACACTACCTCACGATGGTCGGCGCGAACATCGCCGTCCCCCTCATCCTCGCGGGCGCACTCGGGATGCCCGCGGAGATAATCCCGCGGTTCGTCGGCACGTTCTTCGTCGTCTCCGGCGTCGCCACGCTGGCGCAGACGACGTTCGGCAACCGCTACCCCATCGTGCAGGGCGCGCCGTTCTCGATGCTGGCGCCCGCCCTCGCCGTCGTGGGCGTCGTCACCGCCGCCGATCCGGCCGGGCCGGCGTGGCAGACGGCCCTTCTCCAACTGCAGGGGGCGATAATCGCCGCCGCCGCCGTCGAAATCGCCGTCGGCTACTTCGGCCTCCTCGGGAAACTCCGCTCGTTCCTCTCGCCGGTGGTCATCGCGCCCACCATCGCCCTCATCGGTCTCGCCCTGTTCAACACGCCGCAGGTCACGTCCGCCGGCGGCAACGTCTCCCTCCTCGCGTTGACGCTCCTCCTCATCGTCCTCTTCTCGCAGTACGTCGACACCGCCCACCGCGCCTTCCAACTGTTCCCCGTCCTCCTCGGCATCGTCGTCGCCTACCTCGTCGCCGCCGTCCTGTCGGTCACCGGCGTCTACGCGCCGGGAACGCCGGGCTACGTCGACCTCGGGTCGGTGCTTGCCGCGCCCGCCCTCATGCCCATCTTCCCCCTCCAGTGGGGCTTCGCGGGCGGCCCGTACGCGGTCACCGTCGGCCTCCCCCTCGTCGGGAAGGTGGCGTTCGGCGTCCCGCAGTTCACCTCGTCGTTCGTCATCGGCATGCTCGCGGGCGTCTGCGCGTCGATGATAGAGAGCCTCGGCGACTACCACGCCGTCGCCCGCCTCTCGGGCGTCGGGGCGCCCTCCGAGCGACGCATCAACCACGGCATCGGCATGGAGGGCATCATGAACGTCTTCTCGGGGCTGATGGGCGGGTCGGGGTCGACCTCCTACTCCGAGAACATCGGCGCCATCGGCCTCACCGGCGTCGCCTCGCGCTACGTCGTGCAGGTCGGCGCGGCGGTGATGCTGGTCGTCGGCTTCGTCGGCTACTTCGGCCAACTGGTCGCGACCATCCCCGACCCCATCGTCGGCGGCCTCTACATCGCCATGTTCGGGCAAATCGTCGCCGTCGGCCTCTCGAACCTGAAGTACGTGGACCTCGACTCCTCGCGGAACATCTTCGTCGTCGGCGTCGCCCTGTTCGTCGGCCTCGCCGTGCCGACCTACATGGGCAACGTCGGGTCCGCGGCGGCGTTTCAGGAGGGGATGCGCGGCGTCGCGTACCTCGGCCCCGTCCTCGGCACGCAGGTCGTCTCCTACACCGTCTTCGTCATCGGGTCGACGGGGATGGCCGTCGGCGGCCTGTTCGCGTTCCTCCTCGACAACACCATCGAGGGGACGCGCGAGGAACGCGGCTTGGAGGAGTGGGAGGAGTCCGCCGAGGCGGACGAGGACTTCGCCTCCGCCTACGACCGCTTCGTCCGCGGCGGCGAGACGAAGGGCGACTGACGGGAGTCGTTCGACCACGTCGCACGCTCCGACGTCACCCCCGTCACCGCTTCCCGCACACCTTTTGCGCCGCCGTCCGTCCCCGGACGCATGACAGACCTCGACCTCCCGGCGATGGGGTTCGGCACCTCCGGCGACGAGACGGACGACGTGTGGACCGACAGCGTCGCCGAGGCGCTGAACGCCGGCTACCGGCACGTCGACACCGCGCAGATGTACGACAACGAGGCCGAAGTCGGCGCGGGAATCCGACGGAGCGAGGTGGACCGCGACGAGGTGGTGCTGGCGACGAAGGTCCACCCGGACAACCTCGCGCCGGACGACGCGAAGCGGACGGCGCGGGAGAGTCTCGACCGCCTCGGCGTCGACCGGGTCGACATGCTGTACGTCCACTGGCCCACCGCGGCGTACGACGCCGCGGCGACGCTCCCGGCGTTCGACGAACTCCGCGAGGCGGGCGTGACCGACTACGTCTGCGTCAGCAACTTCACGCCCGAGTTGCTGGACGAGGCCCGCGAGATTCTCGACGCGCCCATCGCCGCCCACCAGGTGGAGTGCCATCCGCTCCTGCCGCAGGAGGAACTCAGGGCGTACGCGAGAGCGCACGGCCACCACCTCGTCGCCTACTCGCCGCTGGGTCGCGGGGAGATTCTCGACCACCCCGTCCTCGCGGACGTCGCCGACAAACACGGCGTCTCGACGGCGCGGGTGTGTCTCGCGTGGGCGACGGCGCACGATATCGTGCCCATCCCGAAGGCCACGGGCGACCACATCGCCGACAACCTCGCGGCGGCGGACCTCGAACTCGACGACGAGGACCTCGCGGCCATCGACGGCATCGACGAACGGCGGCGCGTCATCGACCCCGAGTCGGCCCCGTGGCACTGACTACCGGTCGGCCTCGTCCTCGGTCGGGTCGGTCGGGTCGTCGGAGTCGTCCGCGCGCGCCTCCGTGAGGCCCTCGCCGATGCCCGCGCGACCGAGGGCGACGAGGACGACGTAGCCGACGGCCCCGGCGACGAAGAACGCCACCGGGATGACGAACGGACCGTAGGCCCGCACGACCCCGTCGATGAACTCGGCGACGACGGTCTGAAGCACCAGCGTCATACGCCCGCTTGGGGGGCCGCCGAGTTATACTGTCGGCTCCGCGGCCGTCGGTTTCGGTCGTGGGTGGACGGTTGACGGTCGACGGCCCTCGCGTCAGTCGTCGACGCCCGCGACCCGTTCGTCCGCCTCGACGTCGCTCTCCGTCTCCGCCTCCGTCTCCGCGTCTACGGCCGTCCGGCCGTCGCCGCCCGCGTTCGCCGGGGGCGCTCGCGTGAACGTCACGTCCCGCTTCGGGTACGGTATCTCGACGCCCGCGTCGGTCATCGCCACGTAGAGCGCGCGGTTCAGTTCGTGCTGCGCGCGGCGGCGGCGCGTCGGTGCGCTCACCCAGCAGAGCAGTTCGTACTCCAGCGCGGAGTCGCCGAACCGGCGGAAGCGCATCCGGGGTTTCGGCGAGTCCAGCACCAGCGACTCGGCGTCGGCCACCTCGACGGCGAGCGCTTCGAAGGCGTCCACGTCCGTGCCGTAGGCGACGCCGAGGGGGACGCGGATGCGCCGACGACGTTGCGGAGCGGACTCGTTCGTTATCTTCGCGGCGTTGAGCACGGAGTTCGGCACGGTCACCATCAGTTCGTCGCGCGTGAGGAGCGTCGTCGACCGGATGCCCACCTTCACCACCGACCCCGAGGTGCCGTCGTCGAGGACGATGAAGTCCCCCAGTTTGTACGTGTCGTCGAAGTAGAGCGCGATGCCGCCGAAGAAGTTGGCGACGGTGTCCTTCGCGGCGAAGCCGACGGCGATGCCGGCGACGCCCGCCGCGCCGAGCAGCGGCGTTATCTCGATGTTCCAGAGCCACAGCAGGGTGGCCGCGCCGCCGAGGAGGACGACGAGCGTCCAGACGTTCGAGAAGACGGGCGCGAAGTCGAACCGTCCGCCGCGGTCGTTCACCTCCTCGACCAGCCGGTTCACCACGCGGTTGGCCGCGTACGCCCAGACGAGGACGATGACCGACAGCGACGGCCGGCCGAAGAAGTTGTCCAGCGCCGCGGCGGAGAACAGCGTCGACCCCCTGACCGCGGGCACCTGCGAGAGGAGGAACACGCCGGTGAGGGCGGCGGTGACGACCACCGGCAGGCGCAACTCCGCGAGGACGATGTCGTCGTAGGCGCCGTCCGTGTGGCTGACGTAGCGCCGCGCCGCCCGGAGGACGACGAACTCCATGCCGAGGGCCGCGAGGAGGGAGACGAGGAGGAGGCCGACGGTGGCCTCGGCGGCCGACAGGCCCGCGAGTGCATCCGAGAGGGGGCCGTACATGCCCGAAACACGTCACCTCGGAACATAACGGTTTCTCGAATTCTCGCGGCGGCGGACCGGTCGGTTTTTCGGAGTTCCGCCGCGAGACGGAGGCATGTTCCGCAAGGGCCACTACGGCGTCTCGCTGCTCGTCTTCGCGCCCGTCGGCTTCGCACTCGTCCGCCTCGGCCGCCCGGACCTCGCGTTCGTCGTCGGCGCGGCGATGCTGTGGCTGGCGATGCTGCCGGACGTTGACCACCGACTCCCCGGCGTCCCCCACCGGGGGCCGACGCACTCGTTGGCGTTCGCGGCCCTCGTCGGCGGCGGCTTCGCCCTCGTCGGACGCGCCGCGGCGTCCGCGGGCCTCGGCGACGTCGGCCTCGCGGCCGTCGCCGAGGGCAGCGTCGTCGTCTTCGGCTTCCTCGTCGGCTTCCTCGCCGTCCTCGCGCACCTCCTCGCGGACGCCCTCACGCCCGCGGGCGTGAACTTCCTCTGGCCGCTCTCCGGCCGCGAGTACACCGTCTCCCTGTGGCGGGCCGACAACCGACTCGCCAACTACGGGCTGTTCGGCGTCGGCGTCTTCGCCGTCGCGGGCGCCCTCACTCTCGCGGTCACGCTCTGACTCGACTCGCGTCGGCCTCGGCCCGCGCGCCGCCGCGCCGACGGTGGGTCACTCGCTCTCGGTGACGCTGACGACCGGCACCGGCGAGGTGCGTATCGTCTTCTCGGCGACGCTCCCGAGGAGAATGCGGTCCACGCCGCGCTTGCCGGTAGTTCCCATCACGATGGCGTCCGCACTGGTCTCGTCAACGCCGTCGAGAATCGCCTCGTAGGGCGACCCGCGTTCGACGTGTTTCACCACCTCCACCTCGCGGGACTCGGCGGCGAGGGCGACGTTCTCCACCGCCTCCTCGGCCGCCTCCTCGCCCTCGGCCTCCGAGAGCGCCGAGCGGACGTCGAGGCCGAGGAGCGACTCGTCCACGACGGAGAGGACGTGGACGGTGGCGTCGAGGGCGGCGGCGACGTCGAGGGCGTGTTCGGCGGCGTACGTCGCCGCGGAACTGCCGTCGGTCGGGACGAGGATGCGCTCGTACGGGAACGACAGGTCCCGCTCGGTGCCGGTGCGGACGGTCATCACCGGCCGGTCGCAGAGGCGGACCACCTTCTCGGTGACGCTCCCGAGCAACTGCTCTGAGAGGCCCCGCTCACCCTGCGTCGGCATGACGACCACGTCGTAGTCGTACCGGTCGGCGTACTCGACGATGGTCGAGACGGGGTCGCCCTGCACCACGTCCGTCGCGTACTCGACGCCCAGCGACTCCAGCACCGACGCGGCCTCCTCGATGACTTCCTCGCCCTCCTGTTCGAGGGCGTCCACCACGTCGTTCTCCACGACGGTGACGCTGTCGCGCGCGGTGTCGGCGACGTACAGCAACTGGACGCTCCCGTCGGCCCACTGCGCTATCTCGCCCGCGTGGTACAGCGCCTCGCTCGCGCCGGTGCTGCCGTCCACCGGCAGGAGGATACGTTCGTACATACTGGCCCCGACGTCCGACAGCGTGTTAATCGCTTTCCCAGTCGGGGGCGCGTCCGACCCGCCGCGACGACGTCGGTCGGAGAGCAGTCCTTAAGCATCGACCGGCATATACCGAGGCATGGTCGAACTGGACGACGACGCGATGACGCGATTCCCGGTGCCGGACGAAGACGAACTGCCCGACGACCTGCGGGAGCGAATCGAATCGGAGACCGAGCGCGCGGGGTTCACGCCGAACGTCTTCTCGGCGTTCGCGTACAAGCCGAGTCACTTCCGCGCGTTCTTCGACTACCACGACGCCCTCGTCGAGGACACCGCCCTCGACCGCGAGGAGGTGGAGATGATCGTCGTCGCCGTCTCGGGCGTCAATCACTGCTACTACTGCAACGTCGCCCACGGCGCACTCGTCCGCATCTACGCGAAGGACCCGACGCTGGCGGACCAACTCGTCGCCAACTACCGGCAGGCGGACGTCTCCGAGAAACGCATGGCGATGCTCGACGTGGCCGTGAAACTCACCGAGTCGCCCCGAGACGTGACCGAGGCGGACATCGACCGACTGGCCGAGGCGGGCTACTCCGAGGAGGCCATCTGGGACATCGCGTCGGTGACGGCCTTCTTCAACCTCTCGAACCGGATGGCGATGTTCGCCGACATGCGGCCGAACGACGAGTTCCACACGCTCGGTCGGGAGTCGCGGGAGTAGTCAGGTCTGCCCTGCATCCGTTCTCGACGACCAGACGTGACCGGCGAGGCGACGTGACGGCGTGGCGACGTGACGGCGTGGCGACGTGACGGCGTGGCGAACGTTGAAGACATCCGACCGGTACTGTCGAGTATGTCTTCCAACTGGTTCACCGAGGCGGATTCGAGCGGTACGCTCACGGTCGAAAAGAGGGACGGGAGTTGGTACGTCGCCTCGCCGGGGAGCGTCGGGCCGACGAAGTGCCTGTTCGACTTCGAGGTCGACGGGGGAACGGGCGCGGTCCGCGACGTCGAGGCGACGGTCACGCGGTTTCAACGCGCGGTCGGTCGTCGTGACAACTACCTGTTTCTCGGGGCGCCCGAAGACGGTGGGACCGACGGCACCGACGGCACGTCGGGCGACGCGGAGACACCGGTCACGTCGGACGGCGACCGGAGCGACTCGTACCCGTCGAGGGTCAGAGCGCTGAAGGACTTCACCGGGTCCGGCGACTACGTCGACGTCGAGGCGACGGTCGACGCCGTGTTCTTCGTCAAGAAGAACGTCTCGGGAATGCCGGACGTGAAAGGAGAACTCGTCGACGAGAACAGTTGGCGACCGGTGCCGTTCGTCGTCGGCGACGGCGTCAGCCACCCCTATCTGGCGGAGGGAAAGCGGTTCAGATTCGAGAACGTCAAGGACCACTACTACAAGCAGAACGACGAGATTCAGGTCGTCATCGGCGACAACACGAACTTCGTCGAGTTGGACTGAATCGTCGTCGTACAGCGAGTACGTCTCCCGAATGCACCTCCGCCGAGAGGGGCCGCCTGTCGCGCCTCCGGGCCGCCGCCGACACCAGACGAACCCCGAGAGTCGCGCGACCGAACCGACGGCGGAAGCCTTATCAGGCAGGTCGCCCTCTGTCCACCCGCAATGGCGAAAGGTACGGTTGCGTTCTTTAACGACACGGGCGGTTACGGATTTATCGAAAGCGAAGACTCTGACGAGGACGTTTTCTTCCACATGGAAGACGTCGGTGGCCCTGACCTCGAAGAGGGCCAGGAAGTCGAGTTCGACATCGAACAGGCCGACAAGGGTCCGCGAGCGAAGAACCTCCAGCGCCTGTAAGGAACGCAACACGACAGCGGTACTGCGGTCGGCGGTCACGTCGATTCTCACCACGATTCTGCGGTATTTCACCCCTCGCGAGCGACGGCGTTCGCCGTGGTCGAAGGAGTGATAGTCGTCTCCGAGAGAGACTTCACCGATGACTAGCCCAACCGTGGCGTTCGTCTGCGTGCAGAACGCCGGACGGAGTCAGATGGCGACGGCGTTCGCCGAACGGGAGAGAGCGGAGCGCGGACTGGACGTGAACGTGGTCACCGGCGGGACGCGCCCGGCCGACCACGTCCACGAGAACGTCGTGGAGACGATGCAGGAGGTCGAAATCGACCTCTCCGACCGGTCGCCGCGGGAGGTGACGTTCGAGGAGATATCCGAGTCCGACTACGTGATAACGATGGGCTGTTCGGCCGACGACGTCTGCCCGGCCGGGTGGGCCGGCGACAACCGCGACTGGGACCTGACGGACCCCCACGGGAAGGACCCCGAGGCGACGGCGGAGATTCGCGACGAGATTCGCGGCCGCGTCGCCGCGTTCTTCGACGAGTTGGAACGCGAGGCGTAGTCGGTCGGCCGGTCGGCCCGGTTCGAGCGCTACCGGCGCTACAGGTCGCCGCGCGCGCCCATCTCCCGAATCGTCGCGGCGCGGTCACGAATCGCCTCCCACTCGGACTCGTCTTTTCGGTCGACGTGCGAGTACATCAGTCCCATCCGGCCCGTCCCGCGGAGTTCCGCCTCGTTTCGCTTCAGGAAGTCCCAGTAGAGCGCGTTGAACGGGCACGCACGCTCGCCGGTCGTCTTCGTGTGGTGGTACGGACACGACGAGCAGTAGTCGCTCATCCCGTTCACGTAGTTCGCCGAGGCGGCGTACGGCTTCGAGGAGAGGGCGTCCGTCGCGAACGACCCCATGCCGACGACGTTCGGCGTCGTCACCCAGTGGAAGGCGTCAACGAACCCGAAGTGGAACCACTCGTTGAGTTCGTGCGGGTCCGCGCCGTACAGGAGCGCGAAGTTCGACAGCACCATCAGCCGCTCGATGTGGTGAGCGTAGCCGTGGTCCCAGACGTGGCCGACCGCCTCCGAGAGGCAGGTCATCTCCGTCTCACCCGAGTAGTACGCCGCCGGGAGCGGTTCGGTCTGGCCGAGTCGGTTCGCCTCGCCCATCTCGGGCATCCGCCGCCGGTAGACGTGGCGCACGAACTCGCGCCAGCCGAGGACCTGCCGGACGAACCCCTCGACGCTGTTCAGCGGTGCGCCGTCCTCGTACGCGCGCTCTGCCGCCTCGACCGCTTCCCGCGGGTGGAGGAGGCCGAGGTTGAGCGACGACGACAGGAGCGAGTGACACAGGGCCCACTCGCCCTCGACCATCGCGTCCTGATACGGCCCGAACTCGGCCAGACGGACCTCGACGAAGTGGTCCAGCGCCTGTCTCGCCTCCTCGCGGGTGACCGGCCAACCGAACGACTCGTCGGAGCCCCACGCGTCGTCGTACCGGTCGCGGACGAACCGCCGGACCGCCTCGGTCGTCTCGTCCGGTTCGAACCGCGGCACCTCGGGCGGGGTCCACCCGTCCGGCGGCGTCTCGCGGTTCTCCCCGTCGTAGTTCCACTGCCCGCCGACCGGGCCGTCGCCGTCCATCAGCACGTCCAACTCGCGCCGGACGTGGCGGTACCAGTGCTCCTGTCGGTAGCGTTCGTCTCCG from the Halogeometricum rufum genome contains:
- a CDS encoding chemotaxis protein CheW gives rise to the protein MSQEPQTAAVPTADEADDESVREIQVLEFKLGDETYCVDIEYVSEIVDKGSLTAVPNAPDYVDGVMDLRGRTTSIVNPKALLNVDTGDGEAKRIVIFDSNKFEDDAAIGWLVDEVFQVVRVSMDEIEEPPLEKDDSIEGVIKRDGDLVIWISPVNAVAQH
- the cheB gene encoding chemotaxis-specific protein-glutamate methyltransferase CheB: MSPERVAVSAASGSNSADGTTRAVVVDDSRFMRTLIRTLLEDGGIDVVAEASDGAEAVETVGEHGPDVVTMDIEMPEMNGIEAVEAIMAKHPTPVLMLSAHAEDDADVTFEALDKGAVDFVTKPGGEVTSSMPRVKRELVEKVRSAAAVDLSATQRTKGNVGETAARRSPPKETATPAEPRDAGRSESAAPSRDDADADGSYPDVSTLVLGASTGGPNVVEQVLGDLPTAANLRIVVVQHMPEGFTGRFADRLDSRSAYDVREATDGDRIGVGEARVAPGGSHLVVDRDRGGRLSLKLTDTKPVHGVKPAIDLTMASAVETVDGPLAGVLLTGMGSDGVDGMGRIHEAGGHTVAQDEATSAIFGMPKRAIETGCVDVVAPAGDVASSILDGLTED
- a CDS encoding MFS transporter is translated as MTQSHRTTDAWLYGWALGYAAVGAASLLVPLYAIDLGAGALLVSLIAATAAFAGVPGAILWGWLVSRTHRRRPFILVALGLTSAVLALTPLLSSPWTVLAANALLWFVVAAAAPVLNLVVVEGHQQHQWPVRFGLLNKYQGYGWLAGLVVGAGWSGVAGSAFGLSPLVAKRLFFVGAGLTALLGAFVVYLRYPERPRITERRFVRLLRHVQQNGFGGDRSTRAVPFGPGRVYWGLRSLRFGDDARRRLRSRLGTPIVRYLAAATLFFAAFSVFFGPLPAFLTDVGYGTDEVFVLFVVSSAASAVAYAPVGTLVARIDALRLQTSALVSRAILFPLVAVVGLGVAPPGGVVLVGALFAAIGLSWAVIAVTATGLVTNLAPEPIRSEALGAYTALGSLGGGVGSAVGGVVAGSVGYVAAFALAAVCLLASVAVVVRERTVRGI
- a CDS encoding chemotaxis protein CheA, which produces MDEELYQAFITESEESITQLNNSLLELEANPDDTEAIDDIFRQAHTLKGNFGAMGFDNAATVAHAVEDLLDEIRHERLAVTPDRMDLVFDGMDEILEILHDIEEHGESKSDPSDLVEEIRAAAEGGDEGGNEESATTEETASASEDEDGDDVLAVAAETLDLASDELADTELLYHAAIELDAGDMKGVDAGLFLGGVPDDIDVVGSVPNIDSIEEGEFEDGFALLIAGTPESELGPTLADLWKVERVELTDVSAVLTDDFDPETASDSGTEGAAAAENVETADAGADATDAVESAESDPDDATADADAGDADADGVDPTEAEAAVAAVEAAYSDGADADGSADAAETPDDAATDAEAASESAAAANAADADENPETDADDESADDDGDEESADDDGDEESADDDGDDEASDSETEQEGSDETDDDASKRADEAKEEKDRSISAVKSVRVDVDQLDELHELVEQLVTSRIKLRQAMEGQADMTSGLDTLDELDKISTNLQNTVMDMRLIPLKKVFDKFPRMVRDIAREQDKRVRFKVEGEDIELDRTILDEISDPLMHVLRNAVDHGIEAPDVREANGKSRTGTVELSARREHDTVVITVSDDGAGIDADSLRDKVVSEGLATRDELNELPDEEVYDYVYHPGLSTNDEITDVSGRGVGMDVVKTTVEALDGSVGVTSTPGEGSVFTIRLPVSVAIIKVLFVRVGEREFGVPIKYIDEISRRQEVRTVNGAEVVVHEDDIFPLIRLRDALDVDIDERDTGMIVRIRPADRQVALHCDHVTRQEEVVVTPLQGPLSGTSGLSGTAVIGDGNVIPILDVSTLELPDGGRQAMREWTPPSNDESGEVEEAAD